The following coding sequences are from one Carassius gibelio isolate Cgi1373 ecotype wild population from Czech Republic chromosome B7, carGib1.2-hapl.c, whole genome shotgun sequence window:
- the LOC127962282 gene encoding H/ACA ribonucleoprotein complex subunit 3: MFLQYYLNELGDRVYTLKKVDPSGQPSSSAHPARFSPDDKFSRHRVTIKKRFGLLLTQQPRPVL, encoded by the exons ATGTTCCTGCAGTATTATCTGAACGAGCTCGGCGACAGGGTTTATACTCTGAAG AAAGTGGACCCGAGCGGTCAGCCCAGCAGCTCGGCTCATCCGGCACGCTTCTCACCGGACGACAAGTTCTCCAGACACCGAGTGACCATCAAGAAGCGCTTCGGCCTGCTGCTGACCCAACAGCCCCGACCCGTGCTCTga